A window from Pseudanabaena sp. BC1403 encodes these proteins:
- a CDS encoding AMP-binding protein translates to MSHPNFSDLVNCLQLRSQNQSNQIVFTFLVDGELDAVHLSYGELDLQARAIAAQLQTLVSSGSRVLLCYPSGLEFISAFFGCLYAGAIAVPVAPPKRGQMQSRLQAIVNDAQPTVVLTTSALLDSLKQAWQSLPELPSVQWIASDRLSDDLAAQWQHPEIKLDSIAFLQYTSGSTGSPKGVVVSHQNLLHNSAYIQTAFELDQKSASVSWLPNFHDMGLIDSIIQPIYSGFLGVLMSPASFLQKPMRWLAAISRYRATHCGGPNQGYELCVRKISEDQINQAQIDLSSWQSAYTGAEPIRRSTLEQFAAKFQPLGFQSKFFYPCYGMAESTLMISGGNVEAEPVYSVIAAPALEQKQVVTVAETAPNAKHFVGVGKAWLDTKIAIVDPDTHTECHPDRIGEIWVSGGSVALGYWQQPEATKATFQANLVGNPADWLRTGDLGFVCDGELFITGRLKDLLILWGRNHYPQDIELTVQTCHPAMRIDAGAAFSINVDRQECLVIVQEVERTALRELNIEAIITSIRQAVSEQYEISVYAIALIKPASIPKTSSGKIQRQACREKFLVNSLDIVGQWTQPQSDINALTILETPESISGNSLTEEAISDWIVTRLSQVANLDPDEIDIDEPLSRHGLDSSVLLSLTADLADWLKQQLMPTLFWEYPTIAELAAYLITLK, encoded by the coding sequence ATGAGCCATCCTAATTTTTCTGATTTAGTAAATTGTCTACAATTGCGATCTCAAAATCAGTCCAATCAGATTGTATTTACATTTTTGGTAGATGGAGAATTAGATGCAGTTCATCTCAGTTATGGAGAACTAGATTTACAAGCACGGGCGATCGCCGCGCAATTGCAAACTCTGGTTTCATCAGGTTCGCGAGTACTGCTGTGCTATCCATCAGGACTTGAATTTATTAGTGCCTTTTTTGGTTGCCTCTATGCAGGAGCGATCGCCGTTCCTGTCGCCCCACCCAAGCGGGGGCAGATGCAGTCGCGCTTGCAGGCGATCGTGAATGATGCTCAGCCTACAGTGGTACTAACGACATCAGCATTATTAGATAGCTTAAAGCAGGCTTGGCAGAGTTTGCCAGAGTTACCATCTGTGCAATGGATAGCAAGCGATCGCCTATCTGATGATCTGGCGGCACAGTGGCAACACCCAGAAATTAAGCTAGATAGTATTGCTTTTTTGCAATATACCTCTGGCTCGACAGGCAGCCCCAAAGGTGTGGTGGTTAGCCACCAAAACCTACTCCACAACTCCGCCTATATCCAGACTGCTTTTGAACTAGATCAAAAGAGTGCTTCGGTGAGTTGGTTACCAAATTTTCATGATATGGGGCTAATTGATAGCATTATTCAGCCGATATATTCAGGTTTTCTGGGTGTGTTGATGTCGCCTGCGTCTTTCTTGCAAAAGCCAATGCGTTGGTTAGCAGCAATTTCGCGCTATCGAGCCACCCATTGCGGTGGTCCCAATCAAGGCTATGAGTTATGTGTCCGCAAAATTAGTGAAGACCAAATTAATCAGGCACAAATCGATTTAAGTAGTTGGCAAAGTGCTTATACAGGTGCAGAACCAATTAGGCGATCGACATTAGAACAATTTGCAGCGAAGTTTCAGCCTTTAGGATTCCAGTCTAAATTTTTCTATCCTTGCTACGGCATGGCCGAATCGACACTGATGATTTCGGGTGGTAATGTTGAGGCAGAGCCAGTTTATAGCGTGATTGCCGCGCCAGCGCTCGAACAAAAGCAGGTTGTCACAGTTGCCGAAACTGCCCCGAATGCCAAACACTTTGTAGGCGTTGGCAAAGCATGGTTGGATACCAAAATTGCGATCGTCGATCCAGACACACATACAGAATGCCATCCCGATCGCATCGGTGAAATCTGGGTATCGGGTGGCAGTGTGGCTCTCGGCTATTGGCAGCAACCCGAAGCGACTAAAGCCACATTTCAAGCAAACCTTGTGGGTAATCCAGCAGATTGGTTGCGGACTGGTGATTTAGGTTTTGTGTGCGACGGAGAACTTTTTATCACGGGAAGACTCAAAGATTTGCTCATCCTGTGGGGACGCAATCATTATCCTCAAGATATTGAATTAACCGTCCAAACCTGTCATCCTGCAATGCGGATTGACGCTGGAGCAGCTTTTTCGATCAATGTCGATCGCCAAGAATGTTTGGTAATTGTCCAAGAAGTAGAGCGTACTGCATTACGTGAACTCAATATTGAGGCGATCATCACCTCAATTCGTCAAGCAGTTTCAGAGCAGTATGAGATTTCCGTATATGCGATCGCACTAATCAAACCAGCAAGCATCCCCAAAACCTCAAGCGGAAAGATTCAACGTCAGGCTTGCCGAGAAAAATTTTTAGTTAATAGCCTAGATATAGTTGGTCAGTGGACACAACCTCAATCAGATATAAATGCTCTCACCATACTAGAAACCCCAGAATCAATATCAGGAAATTCTTTGACCGAAGAAGCCATATCTGACTGGATTGTGACTCGCCTTAGCCAAGTTGCCAACCTCGATCCAGATGAGATTGATATTGATGAGCCACTCTCTCGTCATGGCTTAGACTCATCGGTTTTGCTTAGCCTCACCGCAGATTTAGCTGATTGGCTTAAGCAACAACTAATGCCAACTTTGTTTTGGGAATATCCCACGATCGCCGAGCTAGCTGCTTATCTGATTACACTAAAGTAA